A window of the Elusimicrobiota bacterium genome harbors these coding sequences:
- a CDS encoding nucleotidyltransferase domain-containing protein, with translation MIELQNLDKIKQQDYIPPIKKYFERVYSYFTDNFLGLLLYGSVGRGTAKPFSSWENDIDLLVIIEGLVDFRERGKQKVPIEHSVKFGIEAVWITPKELEGYILSKTGFIMDALYEGVILYEKDNFLTKKRDELIEWLTRRGVKKKDIGWVFPIKAGEKFDYR, from the coding sequence ATGATAGAATTACAAAACTTAGATAAGATAAAACAGCAGGATTATATTCCGCCAATAAAAAAATATTTTGAACGTGTCTATTCATATTTCACTGATAATTTTTTGGGGCTACTTCTTTACGGCAGTGTAGGACGGGGAACTGCGAAACCGTTTTCTTCATGGGAAAATGATATTGATTTATTAGTAATTATTGAGGGGCTTGTTGACTTTAGAGAACGTGGTAAGCAGAAGGTACCGATAGAACACAGTGTAAAATTTGGTATTGAAGCGGTATGGATTACACCAAAAGAATTAGAAGGGTATATTCTTTCAAAAACAGGTTTCATAATGGATGCGCTTTATGAAGGTGTAATACTATATGAGAAAGATAATTTCTTGACAAAAAAACGGGATGAACTTATTGAATGGCTTACTCGTAGAGGTGTAAAAAAGAAAGATATCGGCTGGGTATTCCCGATAAAAGCAGGCGAGAAATTTGATTACAGATGA
- a CDS encoding DNA methyltransferase, with protein MKYKTVKEKISTVLTPSKTKTVDSALSTYNKLENRKSGIELQLFNNVQFIYELHLAKLELESFGLDVKITNGLREILTNCDFETAEIIRQRTAYFEKVNEETSDYYYIQQKNQTRSVNQYLTHWFYPYKGKFHPQMIRALLNILQIKKGETVLDPFIGSGTTALESILLGINCIGYDISSVCVLVSKSKTESIDVADEIIEMRDAILFGEKRVEKLGVGKVRNFYKVAELIAHSDVARRGKQFHQAFKENVVKMTNSLKDFVGVKEKLELKLGNVKIEKKDARHLPLENNSMDGIITSPPYSIALNYVENDAHSLEALGYDLKKVKDDFIGVRGSGFEKFELYEKDMEKAYSEMYRVLKPQKYCAIVIGNVTYQGQEVNTARNVIDYCQSIGFCLDQKIEKIIFGLYNVMQKEYILIFKKE; from the coding sequence ATGAAATACAAAACAGTAAAAGAAAAAATATCTACTGTATTAACGCCATCAAAAACTAAAACTGTTGACTCCGCCCTTTCTACATATAACAAACTAGAAAACAGAAAGAGCGGGATTGAATTACAACTTTTCAATAATGTACAGTTTATTTATGAGTTGCATTTGGCAAAATTGGAATTAGAGTCATTTGGATTAGATGTAAAAATCACAAATGGTTTAAGAGAAATTTTGACAAACTGTGATTTTGAAACAGCAGAAATCATAAGACAAAGAACAGCATATTTTGAAAAAGTAAATGAAGAGACAAGCGATTATTATTATATACAACAAAAAAATCAAACCCGTTCTGTAAATCAGTATTTAACTCACTGGTTTTATCCGTATAAAGGAAAATTTCATCCCCAGATGATTCGGGCATTACTAAATATTTTACAGATAAAAAAAGGTGAAACGGTTTTAGATCCATTTATCGGCAGTGGCACGACAGCGTTAGAATCAATACTTTTAGGAATAAATTGTATTGGTTATGATATTTCATCAGTTTGTGTTTTGGTTTCCAAAAGTAAAACAGAGTCAATTGATGTGGCAGATGAAATAATTGAAATGAGAGATGCTATTTTATTTGGCGAGAAAAGAGTAGAAAAATTGGGAGTTGGGAAGGTGAGAAATTTTTATAAAGTTGCTGAACTTATTGCTCATAGTGATGTTGCAAGAAGAGGAAAACAATTCCATCAAGCATTTAAGGAAAATGTTGTAAAAATGACAAATTCACTAAAAGATTTTGTTGGAGTGAAGGAAAAACTCGAGTTAAAACTCGGAAATGTCAAAATAGAAAAAAAAGATGCTCGGCATCTGCCATTAGAAAACAATAGCATGGACGGAATAATTACTTCTCCGCCTTATTCAATTGCCCTTAATTATGTTGAAAATGATGCACATTCATTAGAAGCACTGGGCTATGATTTAAAAAAAGTCAAAGATGACTTTATTGGTGTCCGTGGAAGCGGTTTTGAAAAATTTGAACTTTATGAAAAAGATATGGAAAAAGCATACAGCGAAATGTATCGTGTGCTAAAACCACAAAAATATTGTGCAATTGTTATTGGGAATGTTACCTATCAAGGACAAGAAGTTAATACCGCCCGAAATGTTATTGACTACTGTCAGAGTATCGGTTTTTGTTTAGACCAGAAAATAGAAAAAATAATTTTTGGTTTGTATAATGTGATGCAAAAAGAATATATTTTGATATTTAAAAAGGAATAA
- a CDS encoding HEPN domain-containing protein, which yields MNNFIETKEWFRLSFNDFDTAIKLYEIEDYDASVYHIQQCLEKCCKAVGCFLGVEIKKTHYPGKEIIKESLTNLYDRITKLR from the coding sequence ATGAACAATTTTATAGAAACAAAAGAATGGTTCAGACTCAGTTTTAACGATTTTGACACTGCAATTAAACTTTATGAGATTGAAGATTATGATGCCAGTGTATATCATATACAACAGTGTTTAGAAAAATGTTGTAAAGCGGTTGGTTGTTTTTTGGGTGTTGAGATAAAAAAAACGCATTATCCTGGAAAGGAAATTATAAAAGAAAGTTTAACAAATCTGTATGATAGAATTACAAAACTTAGATAA